In the Sandaracinus amylolyticus genome, CACGAACGATCGAGCACGGCGAGCCCGCGCGATGCGTCGGGCGACACGCCGCGACCGTAGACCAGCGCCATGCCCCACATCCCACAGCCCCACGGCTCGCGCCCCGCGCAGGTGCGCTCGAAGACGCGGGCTGCGCACGCCGCCTCGCTCGCAGTCGGCTCGGTCGTGCCGAAGCCCGCAGCCCAGTTGGTGCAGCCGTTCAGGCTGCCGAGGCGACACGCGCGGGTGTACCAGGGACGCGTGCGTTGCGCGTCCTGGCCCGCGGCCTCGATTCCATAGGCGTGCGCGAGGCAGGCGTCGGCATCTCCCGCTTCGCACGCGCGCACGCACGCCGGGCCGCCCAATCCGCACTCGTGATCGCGCCAAACGAAGCTGTGCGACGCTGGGGTCACGGGGATCACGTCGGCGAGGCACGGCCCTTCCGAGGTATTGCGGGGCACCGAGCTGCGCGGCGGAGGCGCGCTCCCGCACGCAGGCGACACGAGCGCGAGCACGAGGATCGAACCGAGACGGATGTTCATCGCGCGCGACCATAGCAGTCCGTACCCGTGATTCGTTGCGCAGAGCACACATCGCGGGCGAGCATGCCCGCGCACCGAGGCAGTCGACCGGGGCCCAGCAGGAGGGAGCTGATGGCGAAGAAGAGAGTCGCGATCGTCGGTGGGGGCGCGTCGGGATGCGCGCTGGTGTGGTCGCTCTTGCAGCCGCAGTGCGACGATCAGGTCGAGGTCACGCTCTTCCACGACGAAGACGAGGTCGGCGGGCACAGCAAGACGATCCCGGTGTGGTTCGACGACGCGGGGAAAGGACACGTCGCGACCGCCTCCAGCCCGGCGCCCGCGGGCAAGCAGACGTATCCGGTCGACATCGGCGTGCAGTTCGTCTGTCCGACGCTGTATCCGAATCTCTATCAGCAGCTCGAACGACCGGAGTTCGAGACCAGCGTCAAGCTGACCAACCATCCGGCGCTGAAGATCTCGGGCTCGTTCTCGCCGACGCTCAACTGGGGCAATTTCCCGGCGTACCAATCGGGCCCACGATTCGACCCCTGCTACGACGGAGCGACGCGCGAGCTCGCGGTCGAGTTCCAGAAGGACATCAAGTACGCGCCGTTCACGCCGCTCGACGGAATCACGTTCTCGACGACGATGGAGCGATATCTCCAGCTCGAGGGCGTGCCCTGGTCGTCCAATTTCTTCCGCTATCTGCTGATTCCCTATCTCTGCATCATCAACGGGTACGGGACCGGCGATCTGCTCGAGACGACGTTCGAGGATCTCTTCCCGATCTTCACGAAGATCCCGGGGCTGCAGAAGCTCGGCCCCTATGGCTCGTTCACCGAGCCGGGGAAGGGCTGGGATCGATTCACCGACGGATCGACCTCGTGGTGTCTCGCGATGGCGAATTACGGCACGACGAAGGGCGCGACGCTGAAGCTCGGCACGACGGTGCTCGCGGTGTGGCCGCGGACCGACGGCACGGTGCGCATCCGGTTCGCGCCGACCGAGGACGTCGAGCGCAATCGCACCGATCCCACGCACCCGGTGCCGGTGGAAGAGGCGGAGTTCGACGACATCGTCCTCACCACCGACATGACGACGAACCGCGCGCTGCTGAACAACGCCGACAACCATCTCTACGCGACCCAGCGCGACTACATCGCGGGTGATCGTTTCGCGCTGATCCCCGGCATTTGTTACATCCATCAGGACGACGAGTGCCTCTCTCCGCACCTGCGTGACAAGCTCGAGGACGGTCAGTTCGTCGGCGCGTACTCGTGGGGTGAGACGGCCCTGGGCGGCAACGCGTACAACCTGCCGTACAACCTCCAGACGTCGTTCCAGACCTATCTGATGAAGAACATCCTCGGCACGCCGGTGGACTGCCACGTGTCGATGTACGCCGAGCACTCGGGCGCACGGCTCCCCGATCCCGCGAAGACGATCCACGTGAAGACGTGGCGGCACGGGCGCTGGGTCGCGAGCTTCTTCGACAAGGCGAAGAAGGAGCTCCACCGCGTGCAGGGCCTCGGGAACATCTGGTTCGCGGGGAACAACACGACCGTCGACTCCGAAGAGGGCGCGCTGATCTCGGCGATGGTGATCGCGAACAAGCTCGTTCCGCAGTTCACGTATCCGTTCGACCTCGCGAGCGAGGCGTTCTTCTTCTACGAGTACTTCCAGAACACGATGTTCCCGAAGCGCTCGCTGCCCTGGGTGCTCGCCCAGGCCGCCGCGGACGCCGAGGAGCACATCCGCCACCTGCTCGACGGAACGGGTCCGTGAACGCTTGAATTCGCGGCGCGACGATGC is a window encoding:
- a CDS encoding tetratricopeptide repeat protein, with the protein product MNIRLGSILVLALVSPACGSAPPPRSSVPRNTSEGPCLADVIPVTPASHSFVWRDHECGLGGPACVRACEAGDADACLAHAYGIEAAGQDAQRTRPWYTRACRLGSLNGCTNWAAGFGTTEPTASEAACAARVFERTCAGREPWGCGMWGMALVYGRGVSPDASRGLAVLDRSCRELGHFPCAVLAAAIEERDPTGASALYQLACATGYADACEP
- a CDS encoding NAD(P)-binding protein, producing the protein MAKKRVAIVGGGASGCALVWSLLQPQCDDQVEVTLFHDEDEVGGHSKTIPVWFDDAGKGHVATASSPAPAGKQTYPVDIGVQFVCPTLYPNLYQQLERPEFETSVKLTNHPALKISGSFSPTLNWGNFPAYQSGPRFDPCYDGATRELAVEFQKDIKYAPFTPLDGITFSTTMERYLQLEGVPWSSNFFRYLLIPYLCIINGYGTGDLLETTFEDLFPIFTKIPGLQKLGPYGSFTEPGKGWDRFTDGSTSWCLAMANYGTTKGATLKLGTTVLAVWPRTDGTVRIRFAPTEDVERNRTDPTHPVPVEEAEFDDIVLTTDMTTNRALLNNADNHLYATQRDYIAGDRFALIPGICYIHQDDECLSPHLRDKLEDGQFVGAYSWGETALGGNAYNLPYNLQTSFQTYLMKNILGTPVDCHVSMYAEHSGARLPDPAKTIHVKTWRHGRWVASFFDKAKKELHRVQGLGNIWFAGNNTTVDSEEGALISAMVIANKLVPQFTYPFDLASEAFFFYEYFQNTMFPKRSLPWVLAQAAADAEEHIRHLLDGTGP